A portion of the Blastochloris tepida genome contains these proteins:
- the rfbB gene encoding dTDP-glucose 4,6-dehydratase, whose translation MRFAGKTIFVTGGAGFIGSAVVRHLLDDTAARVVNLDKLTYAANLASIPQAEGHPRYAFARVDICDGAALRRLFDTYAPDAVMNLAAESHVDRSIDGPGAFITTNIVGTFTLLQEALRYWRGLPAERAAAFRLLHVSTDEVYGSLGPEGLFTETTPYAPNSPYSASKASSDHLVRAWRETYGLPTLVTNCSNNYGPYHFPEKLIPHMILKGLAGEALPVYGDGQNVRDWLYVADHARALSLVVERGRVGETYNVGGRNERTNLAVVETICDLLDRYAPQPAGPHRRLISFVTDRPGHDRRYAIDATKLETELGWRAQESFDTGIDKTVRWYLENRDWWQAILERGYQAKRIGVMAR comes from the coding sequence ATGCGTTTCGCTGGCAAGACCATCTTCGTCACCGGCGGCGCCGGCTTCATCGGCTCGGCGGTGGTGCGCCACCTGCTCGATGACACCGCGGCCCGCGTCGTCAACCTCGACAAGCTCACTTACGCGGCGAACCTCGCCTCGATCCCGCAAGCGGAAGGCCACCCGCGCTACGCCTTCGCCAGGGTCGACATCTGCGACGGTGCGGCGCTGCGCCGGCTGTTCGACACCTACGCGCCCGACGCGGTGATGAACCTCGCCGCCGAGAGCCATGTCGACCGCTCGATCGACGGGCCGGGCGCGTTCATCACGACCAATATCGTCGGCACCTTCACGCTGCTGCAGGAGGCGCTGCGCTACTGGCGCGGCCTGCCGGCGGAGCGGGCGGCCGCCTTCCGCCTGCTGCACGTCTCGACCGACGAGGTCTATGGCTCGTTGGGGCCGGAGGGCCTGTTCACCGAAACCACGCCCTATGCCCCCAACTCGCCCTATTCGGCGTCGAAGGCTTCCTCCGACCATCTGGTGCGGGCGTGGCGCGAGACCTACGGTCTGCCGACGCTGGTCACCAACTGCTCGAACAATTACGGTCCCTACCATTTCCCCGAGAAGCTGATCCCGCACATGATCCTCAAGGGCCTCGCCGGCGAGGCGCTGCCGGTCTATGGCGACGGCCAGAACGTGCGCGACTGGCTCTATGTCGCCGACCACGCCCGCGCGCTGAGCCTCGTCGTCGAGCGCGGGCGGGTGGGCGAGACCTACAATGTCGGCGGCCGCAACGAGCGCACCAATCTGGCGGTGGTCGAGACCATCTGCGACCTGCTCGACCGCTACGCGCCGCAGCCCGCCGGGCCGCACCGGCGGCTGATCAGCTTCGTCACCGACCGGCCGGGGCACGACCGCCGCTACGCCATCGACGCCACCAAGCTCGAGACCGAGCTCGGCTGGCGGGCGCAGGAGAGCTTCGACACCGGCATCGACAAGACGGTGCGCTGGTATCTGGAAAACCGGGACTGGTGGCAGGCGATCCTGGAGCGCGGCTATCAGGCGAAGCGGATCGGGGTGATGGCACGATGA
- a CDS encoding glycosyltransferase, which yields MIADAGQHAGQITSRTPPQPAAAAALDAPVRRPPEGRQVSQTVSPQTNSPQTASPSPGGVRRPDETPRSDAPPAPRASAATPPSFLSLSQLPHLIRAPAGDVLDGLMVDYYAYVGDRLVLSGWVVGAGSGRRIDSADDTVRACLFPRPDVETAFPGLAASARGLLAVVRPGEGDTFTLCGRRLRAPRRADGEGDPARMFVDHRARLGFLLEALQGSAVSLAPLVAQLQTAPAAYKRARGFLEHAKGVPGHGGLVVGWTVQVPGVTLALIDQRGRIVPLAEAVRWHRPDIVDAFSSEFGNFTFNAGMLQGWRHGVTLGEEIRLCVLDGDECHVLASRQWEAAPVEPVSFAKWAFEFPTPLDRFFDRLEQHDGAVIDSLVAAKLAARPPRPPEIMVCGPQPESPRCSIIIPLFGRFDFMLNQLLEFSEDDELKADAELIYVVDDPRILSEVRQQAPLLYEANRVPFRIVTAGENRGFSGANNLGISVARAPNLLLLNSDVIPVEPGWLQKMLAVIEGRADVGIVGARLFYPNGAIQHDGMAFVWEPALNAHINKHPGMGLEPPDPRAGATPRLAVTGACLLMSRALYDRVGGLDEGFLIGDFEDSDLCLKVRSAGLSIACVEDVNLIHLERQSLAGIGQDRFRNFVVRYNAWRHERRWGSVLRKMTGARG from the coding sequence ATGATCGCGGATGCGGGCCAGCACGCCGGCCAGATCACGAGCAGGACGCCGCCGCAGCCGGCGGCCGCAGCCGCGCTCGACGCGCCGGTGCGCCGTCCGCCCGAGGGCCGGCAAGTATCTCAGACCGTTTCGCCCCAGACCAATTCACCTCAGACCGCGTCGCCATCCCCGGGCGGCGTCCGCAGGCCGGACGAGACGCCCCGCAGCGACGCGCCCCCGGCTCCGCGCGCCTCGGCCGCCACCCCGCCGTCGTTCCTGTCGCTGTCGCAACTGCCGCATCTGATCCGCGCGCCGGCCGGCGACGTGCTCGACGGCCTGATGGTCGACTACTACGCCTATGTCGGCGATCGGCTCGTGCTGTCCGGCTGGGTGGTCGGCGCCGGCTCCGGCCGGCGGATCGACAGCGCGGACGATACGGTGCGCGCCTGCCTGTTCCCCCGGCCGGATGTCGAGACGGCGTTTCCGGGCCTGGCGGCGAGCGCGCGCGGCCTGCTTGCGGTGGTCAGGCCCGGTGAGGGCGACACCTTCACGCTGTGCGGGCGGCGGCTGCGCGCGCCGCGCCGCGCCGACGGCGAGGGCGATCCCGCGCGCATGTTCGTCGATCACCGGGCGCGCCTCGGCTTCCTGCTCGAAGCGCTGCAGGGCAGCGCGGTCTCGCTGGCGCCGCTGGTGGCGCAGCTCCAGACGGCGCCCGCCGCCTACAAGCGCGCCCGCGGCTTCCTGGAGCACGCCAAGGGCGTTCCCGGGCATGGCGGACTGGTGGTCGGCTGGACGGTCCAGGTGCCGGGCGTGACGCTGGCGCTGATCGACCAGCGCGGCCGCATCGTGCCGCTGGCCGAGGCGGTGCGCTGGCATCGCCCGGACATCGTCGACGCCTTCAGCAGCGAGTTCGGCAATTTCACCTTCAATGCCGGCATGCTGCAGGGCTGGCGGCATGGCGTCACACTGGGCGAGGAGATCCGGCTCTGCGTACTCGACGGCGACGAATGCCACGTACTGGCGTCGCGCCAGTGGGAGGCGGCGCCGGTCGAGCCGGTCAGCTTCGCCAAATGGGCGTTCGAGTTTCCGACCCCGCTCGACCGCTTCTTCGACCGGCTGGAGCAGCATGACGGCGCGGTGATCGACTCGCTGGTTGCGGCCAAGCTCGCAGCCCGCCCGCCGCGCCCGCCCGAGATCATGGTGTGCGGCCCGCAGCCCGAGAGCCCGCGCTGCTCGATCATCATCCCGCTGTTCGGCCGCTTCGATTTCATGCTGAACCAGCTCCTCGAATTCTCCGAGGACGATGAGCTCAAGGCCGATGCCGAGCTGATCTATGTGGTCGATGATCCGCGCATCCTGTCGGAGGTGCGCCAGCAGGCGCCGCTGCTCTATGAAGCCAACCGCGTGCCGTTCCGCATTGTCACCGCCGGCGAGAACCGCGGCTTTTCCGGCGCCAACAATCTCGGCATCTCGGTGGCCCGCGCGCCCAATCTTCTGCTGCTCAATTCGGACGTGATCCCGGTCGAGCCCGGCTGGCTGCAGAAGATGCTGGCGGTGATCGAGGGGCGGGCGGATGTCGGCATCGTCGGCGCGCGGCTGTTCTATCCCAACGGCGCGATCCAGCACGACGGCATGGCCTTCGTGTGGGAGCCGGCGCTCAACGCGCACATCAACAAGCACCCCGGCATGGGGCTGGAGCCGCCGGACCCGCGCGCGGGCGCGACGCCGCGCCTCGCCGTCACCGGCGCCTGCCTGCTGATGTCGCGTGCGCTCTACGACCGGGTCGGCGGGCTCGACGAGGGCTTCCTGATCGGCGACTTCGAGGATTCCGACCTCTGCCTCAAGGTGCGGAGCGCCGGCCTGTCGATCGCCTGCGTCGAGGACGTCAACCTCATCCATCTCGAACGGCAGTCGCTGGCCGGGATCGGGCAGGACCGCTTCCGCAATTTCGTGGTGCGCTACAACGCCTGGCGCCACGAGAGGCGCTGGGGCAGCGTGCTGCGCAAGATGACCGGCGCGCGGGGGTAG
- a CDS encoding glycosyltransferase family 4 protein — protein MKVLVIAHGHPDFSVGGAELAAFNLYRSLQRHPEVERVDFLARTDQPSVGCGMIGLRRPGEYLWRQDMHDWFLLRTAYANGMYDALRAFLRLKRPDVVFVHHYAHIGLEMLRELRRELPDAFICLTLHEYMAICAHRGQMVKARSGRLCHSESPEECAACMPERNAESFWLRKHFIQKHFEAADMFVSPSEFLRRRYIAWGIPAEYITVIENGQPQIEAAPAAESPALRTRFGFFGQITEFKGVEVLLQALHLMRPEVRRTLQVEINGANLEHQEPKFREMIEKLRAPLVVEGSLRWVGPYEPHELPRRMRKVGWVVVPSIWWENSPMVIQEAFCCRRPVIAANIGGMAEKVEHGVNGLHFEARSPLDLADTLTEAAGTRGLWERLSANIRQPISYEECAKAYLSLVSW, from the coding sequence ATGAAGGTTCTGGTCATCGCCCACGGGCATCCGGATTTCTCGGTCGGCGGCGCCGAGCTGGCCGCGTTCAATCTCTACCGCTCGCTGCAGCGTCACCCCGAGGTCGAGCGCGTCGATTTCCTCGCCCGCACCGACCAGCCCTCGGTGGGCTGCGGCATGATCGGCCTGCGGCGCCCGGGCGAATATCTGTGGCGGCAGGACATGCACGACTGGTTCCTGCTGCGCACGGCCTATGCCAACGGCATGTACGATGCGCTGCGCGCCTTCCTGCGCCTCAAGCGGCCGGACGTGGTGTTCGTCCACCATTACGCCCATATCGGCCTGGAGATGCTGCGCGAGCTGCGCCGCGAGCTGCCGGACGCCTTCATCTGCCTGACGCTGCACGAATACATGGCGATCTGCGCCCATCGCGGCCAGATGGTGAAGGCGCGCTCCGGCCGGCTGTGCCACAGCGAGAGCCCGGAGGAGTGCGCCGCCTGCATGCCCGAGCGCAACGCGGAATCGTTCTGGCTGCGCAAGCATTTCATCCAGAAGCACTTCGAGGCGGCCGACATGTTCGTCTCGCCCTCGGAGTTCCTGCGCCGGCGCTACATCGCCTGGGGCATCCCGGCCGAGTACATCACGGTGATCGAGAACGGCCAGCCGCAGATCGAGGCGGCGCCGGCGGCCGAGAGCCCCGCCTTGCGCACGCGCTTCGGCTTCTTCGGCCAGATCACCGAGTTCAAGGGCGTCGAAGTGCTGCTGCAGGCGCTGCATCTGATGCGGCCGGAGGTGCGCCGCACCCTGCAGGTGGAGATCAACGGCGCCAATCTGGAGCACCAGGAGCCGAAGTTCCGCGAGATGATCGAGAAGCTGCGCGCCCCGCTGGTGGTGGAAGGGTCGCTGCGCTGGGTCGGCCCCTACGAGCCGCACGAGCTGCCGCGCCGCATGCGCAAGGTCGGCTGGGTGGTGGTGCCGTCGATCTGGTGGGAGAATTCGCCGATGGTGATCCAGGAGGCGTTCTGCTGCCGCCGCCCGGTGATCGCCGCCAATATCGGCGGCATGGCCGAGAAGGTGGAGCACGGCGTGAATGGGCTGCACTTCGAGGCGAGGAGCCCGCTCGACCTCGCCGACACGCTCACCGAGGCGGCCGGCACCAGGGGCCTGTGGGAGCGGCTGAGTGCGAATATCCGCCAGCCGATCTCGTACGAGGAGTGTGCAAAGGCGTATCTGTCATTAGTATCGTGGTAA
- a CDS encoding class I SAM-dependent methyltransferase, which translates to MMIWAQNIESEISHWRNWLTDPKMEESRKRRISSTEKLSSRTLELIGKPLGSKIRILDVGSGPISTIGRSAPGYDVELVCTDALADHYNKLLKDSNLMHLPSIFPVKGEDLESNFGRNAFDLVNCANALDHFEDPALAFVNMYNVCAEGGVITVLSIENEGEREGYRGLHQWNLRANDDGLWLSTKLRTENIINRIPRTAIYSWKYVDHGQKNFNIFLISIKKASN; encoded by the coding sequence ATGATGATCTGGGCCCAAAATATAGAATCTGAAATTTCGCATTGGCGCAATTGGTTAACAGATCCGAAGATGGAAGAATCTCGTAAACGGCGCATTTCGTCAACAGAGAAACTTTCATCGAGAACGTTGGAACTAATAGGAAAACCACTTGGCTCAAAGATTCGAATCTTAGACGTCGGATCTGGACCAATAAGCACAATCGGAAGAAGCGCCCCTGGATATGATGTTGAGCTTGTTTGTACCGATGCCCTTGCAGATCACTACAATAAGCTTTTGAAGGATTCCAATTTAATGCACTTGCCGTCTATTTTCCCGGTCAAGGGGGAGGATCTCGAGAGCAATTTCGGGAGGAACGCCTTCGATTTGGTGAATTGCGCAAATGCTCTAGATCACTTCGAAGATCCCGCATTGGCATTTGTCAATATGTATAATGTTTGCGCGGAAGGGGGCGTCATTACAGTACTATCAATTGAAAACGAAGGCGAGCGCGAAGGATATCGCGGGCTTCATCAGTGGAATCTGCGCGCGAACGACGATGGATTGTGGCTTTCTACAAAACTAAGGACAGAAAATATCATAAATCGAATTCCACGAACAGCAATTTACTCTTGGAAATACGTCGATCACGGGCAAAAGAATTTCAATATATTTTTAATATCAATTAAAAAGGCATCTAATTAG
- a CDS encoding Hint domain-containing protein — protein sequence MSITVNLNNANGTGTTYSTAPTPMYLFPQATLSANVLDSNSIDTISVQIATHTSTMTLGLDPAAQTLAASKGITASYDANTGLLTLTGGDERTSDWQSILRGITFTDSSDTPVDPGSVTVTAKNTGHFGGTGTDAQTLHLDVAPVNLFSNTHTNADDFAGGGYGANSGTENWAGNWTESGEQTSTTGGWIQVSGGELRFGDDSNGGGSSTHSIARQVASSLADAVKANLSFDYNSNTSSSDEKITVEIYNGTKWTTLGAFGANGADGSFSADISAYISGGTSVRFSVPSSLDKGEFIYIDNVKVSYDVPSSSSLPTQALNWESNPHILFSSANGNAIWVSDANDANLTVTLHVGSGTLTLGSVDGLTVTGNGTGTVVLSGAIANINTALQGLDYLTTSQDTTVGDVDDVLTITTSDGHTGGTDTDTVNIDVYCFYPGTMIRTPDGEVAVETLTRGDRVLTADGRAMPVTWIGLQTISTRFADPLRVLPIRVKAGALGDNLPVRDLLLSPDHALLVGGSLIQAGALVNGTSIVRETGVPQVFTYYHVELDDHSLILAEGVPAETFVDNVDRLAFDNWSEHQALYPNGKAISELPYPRAKAHRQVPVGVRVMLAERARAIGAAMDAVA from the coding sequence ATGTCGATTACGGTTAATCTCAATAATGCCAATGGCACCGGCACCACCTATTCGACCGCGCCGACGCCGATGTATCTGTTTCCGCAGGCGACGCTGAGCGCAAATGTGCTTGACAGCAACAGCATCGACACCATCTCGGTGCAGATCGCCACCCATACGAGCACGATGACGCTGGGCCTCGACCCCGCGGCCCAGACCCTCGCCGCGAGTAAGGGAATTACCGCCAGCTATGACGCCAATACCGGCCTGCTCACGCTGACTGGCGGCGATGAAAGGACCAGTGACTGGCAGTCGATCCTGCGCGGTATCACGTTCACCGACAGCAGTGACACGCCCGTAGATCCGGGCAGCGTGACGGTGACCGCGAAGAATACCGGTCACTTCGGAGGAACTGGTACTGACGCGCAGACCCTGCACCTCGACGTGGCGCCGGTAAATCTGTTTTCGAATACCCACACGAACGCTGACGACTTCGCCGGCGGGGGGTATGGCGCGAACAGTGGAACCGAAAACTGGGCTGGCAACTGGACGGAAAGTGGGGAGCAGACGAGCACCACCGGCGGCTGGATTCAGGTTTCCGGCGGTGAGTTGCGTTTTGGCGACGACTCGAATGGTGGAGGCAGCAGTACGCATTCCATTGCCCGCCAAGTTGCATCAAGCCTTGCTGATGCAGTCAAGGCCAATCTCAGTTTCGATTACAATTCAAACACGAGTTCAAGCGACGAGAAGATTACCGTTGAGATCTACAATGGGACAAAATGGACGACGTTAGGCGCATTCGGTGCCAACGGTGCTGACGGCTCATTCAGTGCCGACATCAGCGCCTACATTTCGGGCGGCACCTCGGTTCGCTTTTCGGTGCCAAGCTCTCTCGACAAGGGCGAATTCATCTACATCGACAACGTCAAGGTCTCCTATGACGTGCCGAGTTCAAGTTCTCTCCCGACGCAGGCGTTGAACTGGGAGTCGAACCCGCACATCCTGTTCAGCTCGGCGAACGGCAACGCCATCTGGGTGTCCGACGCCAACGACGCGAACCTTACGGTTACGCTGCACGTCGGGAGCGGCACGCTGACGCTGGGCAGCGTCGACGGACTGACCGTGACCGGAAACGGCACCGGCACGGTCGTGCTGTCGGGCGCGATCGCCAACATCAACACGGCTCTGCAGGGGCTCGACTACCTCACCACCAGCCAGGATACGACGGTCGGCGACGTCGACGACGTCCTGACGATCACCACCTCCGACGGCCACACCGGCGGCACCGATACCGATACCGTCAATATCGACGTGTACTGCTTCTATCCCGGCACGATGATCCGCACGCCGGATGGCGAGGTGGCGGTCGAGACCTTGACGCGCGGCGACCGCGTGCTGACGGCCGATGGCCGCGCCATGCCGGTCACCTGGATCGGCCTGCAGACCATCTCGACCCGCTTCGCCGATCCGCTGCGGGTGCTGCCGATCCGCGTCAAGGCCGGCGCGCTGGGCGACAACCTGCCGGTCCGCGACCTGCTGCTGTCGCCCGACCATGCCCTCCTGGTCGGCGGATCGCTGATCCAGGCCGGCGCGCTGGTCAACGGCACCTCGATCGTGCGCGAGACCGGCGTTCCGCAGGTCTTCACCTACTACCATGTCGAGCTCGACGACCATTCGCTCATCCTCGCCGAGGGGGTGCCGGCCGAAACCTTCGTCGACAATGTCGACCGGCTCGCCTTCGACAATTGGTCCGAGCATCAGGCGCTGTATCCGAACGGCAAGGCGATCAGCGAATTGCCCTATCCGCGCGCCAAGGCGCACCGTCAGGTGCCGGTGGGGGTGCGGGTGATGCTGGCCGAGCGGGCGCGGGCGATCGGCGCTGCGATGGACGCGGTGGCCTGA
- a CDS encoding helix-turn-helix domain-containing protein codes for MVNDPAVAEYRAPVAKPDKRPAGAAARAAAQPAEARRSPVPASEALGRFALAPAEGQPSDTFRDWRAGLAPVFDVAATPAEIAAFAGGLAAWSSGRFVLTTCRATRLHLIRSPETVGRSPVDHVAIRLIAAGSLRGSAGASDVAAEAGDILFLDLLQSLTLQLGAQDATEDITLWVPRARFVAALSDEHLLHGQALRAGTPAGAVIGAALAALVRQADAMTRAEMDALAAGISELTARVLAPVLAAAGPAGGAEPLASFLTIRRYIDRNLAAPTLDPDAVARAFGLSRASLYRLFEPIGGVACYIRRQRLNRAYQEITAPSLREQRIGPIAHRWGFRNLSAFNRLFAQTFGLTPGDARAAAGRCREGLLTLADEPAGKGILAQWLEQTARA; via the coding sequence TTGGTAAACGATCCTGCCGTTGCGGAATACCGCGCGCCCGTCGCAAAGCCGGACAAGCGGCCTGCCGGCGCAGCCGCGAGGGCCGCTGCGCAGCCCGCCGAGGCCCGGCGCTCTCCAGTCCCGGCGTCCGAGGCGCTCGGGCGGTTCGCCCTGGCGCCGGCCGAAGGACAGCCCTCCGATACGTTCCGCGACTGGCGCGCAGGCCTCGCACCGGTGTTCGACGTCGCCGCCACGCCCGCGGAGATCGCCGCCTTTGCCGGCGGTCTCGCGGCGTGGTCGTCTGGCCGTTTCGTGCTCACCACCTGCCGGGCCACCCGACTGCACCTCATCCGTTCGCCGGAGACCGTCGGCCGAAGCCCGGTCGATCATGTCGCGATCCGGCTGATCGCCGCCGGCAGCCTCCGTGGCTCCGCCGGCGCCAGCGACGTGGCCGCCGAGGCCGGCGACATCCTCTTCCTCGACCTGCTGCAGAGCCTGACGCTGCAGCTCGGCGCCCAGGACGCAACCGAGGACATCACGCTGTGGGTGCCCCGCGCCCGCTTCGTCGCTGCCCTGTCCGACGAGCACCTGCTGCATGGCCAGGCGCTCAGGGCCGGCACGCCCGCCGGCGCGGTGATCGGCGCCGCGCTCGCCGCGCTCGTCCGTCAGGCCGACGCCATGACCCGCGCGGAGATGGATGCGCTCGCCGCCGGCATCAGTGAGCTGACGGCGCGGGTGCTCGCGCCCGTGCTTGCGGCCGCCGGACCCGCCGGCGGCGCGGAGCCGCTCGCCTCGTTCCTCACCATCCGCCGTTACATCGACCGCAATCTGGCGGCGCCCACCCTCGATCCCGACGCGGTGGCCCGGGCTTTCGGCCTCTCGCGTGCCTCGCTCTACCGCCTGTTCGAGCCGATCGGCGGCGTCGCCTGCTATATCCGCAGGCAGAGGCTGAACCGCGCCTATCAGGAGATCACCGCGCCGAGCCTGCGCGAGCAGCGCATCGGCCCGATCGCCCATCGCTGGGGCTTCCGCAACCTCAGCGCCTTCAACCGGCTGTTCGCGCAGACGTTCGGCCTGACGCCCGGCGACGCGCGCGCCGCCGCCGGGCGCTGCCGCGAGGGCCTGCTCACCCTGGCGGACGAGCCCGCAGGCAAGGGCATCCTCGCCCAGTGGCTGGAGCAGACCGCGCGCGCCTGA